The sequence below is a genomic window from Curtobacterium sp. MCPF17_002.
AAGACCTCGTCAGTGCCCTCGATCTTGTTGTGCCAGGAACCGTCCTGGTGGTAGGTCTCCACGTCGCCTCGCATGCCGTCACGGTAAGCGACGGCCTGTGTCGGGGTTCCCAGCAGCCGCTGCACCGCGACGCCCCGCCAGGTGGTGGCAGGGTGGAGCGATGCCGAGCATCAGGAACATCGCGATCGGGCTGCCCGTCAAGGACGGTCACGTCCTGGTGTCCGCATCGTCCGACCGTCAGCGGGATCTGGACTTCTACCGGGCGGTCGGTGGGGGCATCGAGTTCGGCGAGCGCGCCGACGAAGCGCTGCGACGGGAGTTCCGAGAGGAACTGGACGTCGCACTCGACCACGTCGAGCTCCTCGGCGTGATCGAGAACATCTTCGAGTTCGAGGGGCAGCCCGGTCACGAGTACGCGCACGTCTTCGCGGTGCACTCGGACGAACTGGACGACGTTCCGCTCGACGCCGAGCTCGTCGTGCTGGACGAGGGGAGCCCGGTGCGGTGGGCTCCTCTGGACACTCTCGTTCCGGTGTTCCCCGAAGGGGTGCTCGAGATGCTCCGGTCGGCGGGTGGACGCCCGCTCGGGACGCCTATCCGTCCATCGCTTCGCGGAGCCGGAGCCGGTAGTGCAGGGGGGCTTCGCCGACCTCACGCTTGAAGGCGGTACTGAAGGCACTCTCCGAGCTGTAGCCGAGTTCAGCGGCAAGACTGCCGACGCGGACCTCCGGGTCCCGGAGGGCGTGTTGTGCCAGCAGCATTCGCCAGCGCGACAGGTACGCGAGCGGCGAGGTGCCGGCGACCGCCCGGAACCGCTCGGCGAAGGTCGTGCGTGACATCCCGGCTGCTCGGGCGAGTTCGACGAGCTGCCACGTCCTGCCCGGTTCGTCGTGGAGAAGCCGGAGTGCCGGCGCAAGTTGCTCGTCTGCGAGGAGCCGAAGCCATCCGACGGGCGGTCGTTCCTGCTCCAGGTAGGCGCGCAGCACTTCGAGGAGGATCAGCTGACCTGTCTGGCGGATGGCGAATGCCGACCCGAGCCTCCCGCCGGATGCCTCCTCGAACAGCTGCGTGACCAGACGTGCCAGACGTGATGCTGACGGGGACGCTGCTCTGACGTGCACGACGCCCGGGAGCGCTGCTCTGAGGAGTGCTGCTCCGGCCGGACTCGCCTGGATCCACCCGCCGACGAGCACGTCATCGATTGCCAGATCGGCCGCGGACAGCGCTATCGAGTCGAAACTGGTGTCCGGCATGAGTTCTCGCGGAGGTTGTTGAGGGTGCCGACCTCGGGCATCCAGGTGCGTCCGGTGGTTGAGCAGCACGACGTCGCCCGGGCTCAGCTCGAACGGTCCTTCCTGCCCACCAGGCCCGTCCACGGTGAGCGTGGTCGCGCCGGCGACCAACGCCACCAGTTTGAACGGCCGGGAAACGGCAGCGCTCGAGACCCACGGTCCGCGAACGGCGAATCCGCCCGTCATGAGGCCCTGGACCTCGACCTGCTCGAACACGTCGGACAAGGCGTCGCCTCGAACAGGTTCAGACATGTCCGTACTCTGGCACATGAAAAACGGACGGATGGTGATTCCGAGTACGTCGCATCCGGACCACGCTGGACGCATGACTTCAGAACAAGGTCCACTGGGCACGCCGTTCACACCTGCTTCCACGGCTTCAGACGTCCTCGAGGGTGTTGATCTCAGGGGGAAGGCGGCAGTCGTCACCGGTGGTCACAGCCGGCTCGGTCGAGAGGTGTCCCGGGCCCTCGCCGAAGCGGGAGCGACGGTCACCGTTGCTTCTCGGGACGTCGCCCGCGCCAGGGCGACCGTCGACGGCATCCCCGGGATCCGGGTCGAGCAGCTGGACCTCACGGACCCGGATTCCGTCGACGCCTTCGCCGAGAGGTGGATCGCCACCGGGAAGTCCCTGGACATGCTCGTCAACAACGCCGCGGTCTTGTTCGGGCCGGAGCTGCGACTCGATGCCCGAGGGAACGAACTCGCATTCTCGACGTCGCACCTCGGCCACTTCCAACTCACGCTCGCGCTCATCCCGGCGCTCCGGGCCGCGAACGGTGCAAGGGTGGTCAACGTCACATCAGGAGCAGCCCGCTTCGGCCACATCCGTTGGGACGACTTGGCGTTCGGGACCGGGTACCAGTCGGCCGCCGCGTACGCGCAGTCCAAGCGAGCCAACACCCTCTTCACGGCCGAGCTGGACCGGCGCTACGGCGCCGAGGGCATCAGGGCGACCGCGGCCCATCCCGGCGTCGTCATCGGTCCTGGCCCGTTTGCTCCCGGGCGGCTTCCGTCGTACCGAGCACAGGGTCTCGTCGACGCAACCGGTGCCACGGTGATCGATCCGGCGGCAGGGAAGAAGACCGTCGAACAGGGTGCCGCCACGATCGTCTTCGGGGCGGCCAGCCCCCTCCTCGACGGCGTCGGGGGCGTCTACCTCAAGGACAGCGACGTCGCAGTACTCGACGATGAGGAACGCCCCATGACTGCTGACAGTCTTCCCTCGGACGCCAACTCCGGCATGACCGACCCCGACGATGCACGACGCCTCTGGGACGTGAGCGAGCGGCTGCTCAGGGCGGATCGGTAGACGATCGGGTGTCGGACCGACCGCTCGGCACATCAGCAGTCGCGTCGAGTGCTGACTGAAGGGCTCGGATGTTCGCTCCGAGAGCACCCGAGGCGAGGAGCCCCGCGCCGAGTGGTCCTGACGGATCCTCCCCGAGCATCGGCAACCGCCGGAGCGCGGTCTTCACCGGCTCGCTCATGCTCGCCACCTGCCACGCGAGCTCGGCTCCACCTCCACGGCCAGGATCAGCCGACTCGGCGGCCTGCGTCGCGTAGGCAGCGGCACCCAGGGCGTGCGCACCCATGTGCGCGACGGCTGCCGCCTGGGCGGCTGATCGTGCCGCCGCTCTCCCGGCGCGGGAGGTGGCGGCCTGAGCGGCGCGACCGGCAACGAAGCGGAGACGGATCTGGCCCGCGGCGTCGAGTTCTCCGCGGGCGAAGGAGCGGGCGCGCTCGACCGCGTCCCGCACGCGATCGTCGCCGGGCGCTTCTGCCTCGAACAGGGCGAGAACGCGTTCCGTGCAGTCGGCTGCCCAGGCGGCGACGACACGGCGGTCGTTCTCGCTCAGGGATTGGGGGGAGGGCATGCCTCACCTTTGCACGCGATCGCAACAGACGACCGGCTCCGGCGTGACTTGACGACCCAGCTGAGGGTTCAGTACGAGAACGGCCAGCGCATCGGTAAACCACAGTCGGCGCATAGATCCAGGCCGGTCAATAGGAGCGTCACAGGACGTGTGTGACCCGACGGCCGGCCCCGCCGCACTCCTTCAGGACTGACCGATGAGCATGACGACGAACAGACACCCGGTGGTCGCTCCGCCCGGCGCGCCGACAGCCCGTCCGCCGGAGCGGCGACGCACCGACTCCGACCTCCGCGGCCGAGCACGGCGTCGGCGCGGTGCCGTCGACCTGCTCGGCGTGGTGGCCTGGGCGTCCGCAGCGGCGGCGGTCACGCTCTGGCTGTGCTCCGGACCGGTCGACCTCTCCGGGTTCGGGCAGGTCCTCGTCGCTGCGGGCATCGTCGCGGGGATGATCGGGACCGACCTGATCCTCGTCATGCTCGTCCTGGCCGCGCGGATCCCGTTCATCGACCACCTGGTCGGACACGACGCCGCGATGGTGCAGCACGGCAAGCTCGGCAAGCCGGCCCTGTACCTGCTCCTCGCCCACGCCGCCCTGCTCATCGGCGGGTACGCAGCCGAATCGAACGCGAACCTCATCGCTGAGACCGTCGCACTGTGGAACACGGCGGACGTGCTGCTGTCGTTCCTCGGCCTGTTCGCCCTCGTCGCCGTCGTGTGGACATCGATCGTCGCCGTCCGGAAGGTGCTCCCGTACGAGGTCTGGCACGGCATCCACCTGCTCTCCTACGTCGCGGTGGGCATCGCGATCCCGCATCAACTCTCCGAGGGACAGGTCCTCGCACAGGGGAGCTGGGAGCGCGTGTACTGGGTGGCGCTGTACGTCGTGGCCCTCGGATCGATCGCCGTGTTCCGGTTCGCGGTGCCGATGGTCCGGTCGCTCCGGCACCGCGTCGTCGTTGACCGCGTCGAGCAGATCGCTGCGGACGTGGTGTCGGTGCACCTGCGCGGCCGTGCCCTGACGCGTCTGAACGCACGAGGCGGTCAGTTCTTCATGTGGCGGTTCTGGACGCGCACGACCTGGTGGCATGCGCACCCCATCTCGCTCTCGGCCGTACCGACCGACGAGGGCATGCGGATCACGGTCCGCGCTCTCGGTCGCGGCACCGCCCAGCTCGGGTCGCTGCGCCCGGGGACGCCGGTGTCGTTCGCCGGTCCCTACGGGGTGTTCACCGACCAGGCCAGGACCTCGACCCGTGTCGCCGTGGCCGCTTCCGGGATCGGGATCACTCCGGTCCGGGCATTCCTCGAGCGGCTCGATGCTCCCGCCGGCGCGGTCACCATCCTGCTGCGCGGACGGTCGCCGCGCGACGCGTTCCTGTGGCAGGAGGTGATCGACTGGGCGCACCAGCACGGGCACCGCGTGTTC
It includes:
- a CDS encoding NUDIX domain-containing protein, with the protein product MPSIRNIAIGLPVKDGHVLVSASSDRQRDLDFYRAVGGGIEFGERADEALRREFREELDVALDHVELLGVIENIFEFEGQPGHEYAHVFAVHSDELDDVPLDAELVVLDEGSPVRWAPLDTLVPVFPEGVLEMLRSAGGRPLGTPIRPSLRGAGAGSAGGLRRPHA
- a CDS encoding AraC family transcriptional regulator; amino-acid sequence: MSEPVRGDALSDVFEQVEVQGLMTGGFAVRGPWVSSAAVSRPFKLVALVAGATTLTVDGPGGQEGPFELSPGDVVLLNHRTHLDARGRHPQQPPRELMPDTSFDSIALSAADLAIDDVLVGGWIQASPAGAALLRAALPGVVHVRAASPSASRLARLVTQLFEEASGGRLGSAFAIRQTGQLILLEVLRAYLEQERPPVGWLRLLADEQLAPALRLLHDEPGRTWQLVELARAAGMSRTTFAERFRAVAGTSPLAYLSRWRMLLAQHALRDPEVRVGSLAAELGYSSESAFSTAFKREVGEAPLHYRLRLREAMDG
- a CDS encoding SDR family NAD(P)-dependent oxidoreductase; protein product: MSVLWHMKNGRMVIPSTSHPDHAGRMTSEQGPLGTPFTPASTASDVLEGVDLRGKAAVVTGGHSRLGREVSRALAEAGATVTVASRDVARARATVDGIPGIRVEQLDLTDPDSVDAFAERWIATGKSLDMLVNNAAVLFGPELRLDARGNELAFSTSHLGHFQLTLALIPALRAANGARVVNVTSGAARFGHIRWDDLAFGTGYQSAAAYAQSKRANTLFTAELDRRYGAEGIRATAAHPGVVIGPGPFAPGRLPSYRAQGLVDATGATVIDPAAGKKTVEQGAATIVFGAASPLLDGVGGVYLKDSDVAVLDDEERPMTADSLPSDANSGMTDPDDARRLWDVSERLLRADR
- a CDS encoding putative immunity protein, with the protein product MPSPQSLSENDRRVVAAWAADCTERVLALFEAEAPGDDRVRDAVERARSFARGELDAAGQIRLRFVAGRAAQAATSRAGRAAARSAAQAAAVAHMGAHALGAAAYATQAAESADPGRGGGAELAWQVASMSEPVKTALRRLPMLGEDPSGPLGAGLLASGALGANIRALQSALDATADVPSGRSDTRSSTDPP
- a CDS encoding ferredoxin reductase family protein gives rise to the protein MTTNRHPVVAPPGAPTARPPERRRTDSDLRGRARRRRGAVDLLGVVAWASAAAAVTLWLCSGPVDLSGFGQVLVAAGIVAGMIGTDLILVMLVLAARIPFIDHLVGHDAAMVQHGKLGKPALYLLLAHAALLIGGYAAESNANLIAETVALWNTADVLLSFLGLFALVAVVWTSIVAVRKVLPYEVWHGIHLLSYVAVGIAIPHQLSEGQVLAQGSWERVYWVALYVVALGSIAVFRFAVPMVRSLRHRVVVDRVEQIAADVVSVHLRGRALTRLNARGGQFFMWRFWTRTTWWHAHPISLSAVPTDEGMRITVRALGRGTAQLGSLRPGTPVSFAGPYGVFTDQARTSTRVAVAASGIGITPVRAFLERLDAPAGAVTILLRGRSPRDAFLWQEVIDWAHQHGHRVFTSIGSRGNGVSGWLSVADTARGASAASVFPDLSRSDFYICGPGRWSDLVEQDALRAGLPVAQLHRERFDW